From Deinococcus aquaticus, one genomic window encodes:
- the minD gene encoding septum site-determining protein MinD — protein MNAKVIVVTSGKGGVGKTTTTANIGAALAKLGEKVAVIDVDVGLRNLDVVMGLESRVVFDLVDVLEGKCRMSQALIRDKRVENLFLLPASQTRDKDALDPEVFKGVVRDLIETEGFDRILIDSPAGIESGFRTAAAPAEGALVVVNPEVSSVRDADRIIGLLEAQQVSEIRLVINRLRPKMVASGNMLSEADILDILGVKPIGIVPEDEGIIISTNVGEPAVLGKTKAGEAFMATARRLKGEDVPYPKFEEDKGFLAALRRLFGGA, from the coding sequence ATGAATGCCAAGGTTATTGTGGTCACGTCCGGCAAGGGGGGCGTGGGTAAAACCACGACCACCGCGAACATAGGAGCGGCACTCGCGAAACTGGGTGAGAAGGTCGCGGTCATTGACGTGGATGTGGGCCTGCGGAACCTGGATGTGGTGATGGGTCTGGAGTCGCGGGTGGTGTTCGATCTGGTGGACGTGCTGGAAGGTAAGTGCCGCATGTCTCAGGCGCTGATCCGGGATAAGCGGGTGGAGAACCTGTTCCTGCTGCCGGCCAGTCAGACGCGTGATAAGGACGCGCTGGACCCGGAGGTGTTCAAGGGTGTGGTGCGGGATCTGATCGAGACCGAGGGTTTCGACCGGATCCTGATCGATTCCCCGGCGGGTATCGAGTCGGGGTTCCGCACGGCGGCCGCCCCGGCGGAGGGGGCGCTGGTGGTCGTGAACCCGGAGGTTTCCAGCGTGCGTGACGCGGACCGCATCATCGGGCTGCTGGAGGCCCAGCAGGTCAGTGAGATCCGGCTGGTCATCAACCGCCTGCGTCCGAAGATGGTGGCGAGCGGGAACATGCTGTCCGAGGCGGACATTCTGGACATCCTGGGTGTCAAGCCGATCGGGATCGTGCCGGAGGACGAGGGGATCATCATCTCGACGAACGTGGGTGAGCCGGCGGTGCTGGGCAAGACGAAGGCGGGCGAGGCGTTCATGGCGACCGCGCGCCGCCTGAAGGGCGAGGACGTGCCGTACCC